From Pedococcus aerophilus, one genomic window encodes:
- a CDS encoding mannitol dehydrogenase family protein: protein MGTDTHSTTAPTTPVRLAEAHLGELDARVARPSYDRSQVTAGIVHFGVGGFHRAHQAMYLDALMNEGAALDWGLCGVGALPHDRRIIDTLKAQDGLYTLVVKHPDGRREPRVIGSIVELLFAPDDPQAVVDRLVDERTRIVSLTITEGGYLVNQVTGEFDADDPSIQADLVENAVPSTVFGYITAALARRRAEGLEPFTVMSCDNLPDNGDVAKQMICAFARLKDPALADWMESEVAFPNCMVDRITPVTAPEDIERLADEFGVEDGWPVVCEPFTQWALEDRFGQGRPPFEDAGVQMVDDVVPYELMKLRLLNASHQALCYLGHLAGYRYAHEVCQDPLFANFLLAYMEREGSPTLPPVPDVDLDAYRHELVARFANPEVRDTLARLCAESSDRIPKWLGPVIRANLRDGGEIERSALVVASWARYAEGRDEQGEPIEVVDRLKDRVMAAAARQDEDPLAFLRDRDLFGDLADDERFAAAYTAALERLHGIGARATLEARADDDARPA, encoded by the coding sequence ATGGGGACGGACACCCACAGCACCACCGCACCCACCACGCCGGTCCGGCTCGCCGAGGCGCACCTCGGTGAGCTGGACGCGCGGGTGGCCCGGCCGTCGTACGACCGGTCGCAGGTCACCGCAGGCATCGTCCACTTCGGGGTCGGTGGCTTCCACCGCGCGCACCAGGCGATGTACCTCGACGCCCTGATGAACGAGGGCGCCGCCTTGGACTGGGGCCTGTGCGGGGTGGGGGCCCTCCCCCACGACCGTCGGATCATCGACACCCTCAAGGCCCAGGACGGCCTCTACACCCTCGTCGTCAAGCACCCCGACGGCCGGCGCGAGCCCCGCGTCATCGGGAGCATCGTCGAGCTGCTGTTCGCCCCCGACGACCCGCAGGCGGTGGTCGACCGGCTCGTCGACGAGCGCACGCGCATCGTGTCGCTGACCATCACCGAGGGCGGATACCTCGTCAACCAGGTGACGGGCGAGTTCGATGCCGACGACCCGTCGATCCAGGCAGACCTCGTCGAGAACGCAGTCCCCTCGACGGTTTTCGGCTACATCACGGCAGCGCTCGCCCGACGTCGAGCCGAGGGGCTCGAGCCGTTCACGGTGATGAGCTGCGACAACCTCCCCGACAACGGCGACGTCGCGAAGCAGATGATCTGCGCCTTCGCCCGGCTCAAGGACCCCGCCCTGGCCGACTGGATGGAGTCGGAGGTCGCCTTCCCCAACTGCATGGTCGACCGGATCACCCCGGTCACCGCGCCCGAGGACATCGAGCGGCTCGCCGACGAGTTCGGTGTCGAGGACGGCTGGCCCGTGGTCTGCGAGCCCTTCACCCAGTGGGCGCTCGAGGACCGGTTCGGCCAGGGGCGACCGCCGTTCGAGGACGCCGGTGTGCAGATGGTCGACGACGTCGTCCCCTACGAGCTGATGAAGCTGCGGCTGCTCAACGCCAGCCACCAGGCCCTGTGCTACCTCGGCCACCTCGCCGGGTACCGCTACGCCCACGAGGTCTGCCAGGACCCGCTGTTCGCGAACTTCCTGCTGGCCTACATGGAGCGCGAGGGCAGCCCGACGCTCCCGCCGGTGCCCGACGTCGACCTCGACGCCTACCGCCACGAGCTCGTCGCCCGGTTCGCCAACCCCGAGGTGCGCGACACGTTGGCGCGCCTGTGCGCGGAGTCCTCCGACCGCATACCGAAGTGGCTGGGGCCGGTGATCCGCGCGAACCTGCGCGACGGCGGCGAGATCGAGCGGTCCGCGCTCGTGGTCGCCTCGTGGGCGAGGTATGCCGAGGGGCGCGACGAGCAGGGCGAGCCGATCGAGGTCGTGGACCGGCTCAAGGACCGGGTCATGGCGGCGGCGGCCAGGCAGGACGAGGACCCGCTGGCCTTCCTCCGCGACCGCGACCTCTTCGGCGACCTCGCCGACGACGAGCGGTTCGCTGCGGCCTACACCGCTGCGCTCGAACGCTTGCACGGCATCGGCGCACGGGCGACGCTGGAGGCCCGCGCGGACGACGACGCCCGCCCCGCCTGA
- a CDS encoding NAD(P)-dependent alcohol dehydrogenase, with translation MRAAVLNRPGEVEVVQRPDPTPAADEVLVRVHAVGVCGSDTHYFDHGRIGRFVVESPLVLGHETSGVVEAVGADVDPARVGQRVSLEPGVPCRACEQCLAGRYNLCPDMVFHATPPVDGSLAELVAIHHAFAHPVPDSVSDEAAALLEPLSVGVWACHKGGVGPGSRVLVTGAGPIGLVCVMVARAAGASEIVVADLNADRLAVATELGATRTITSGAETIADGYAAGPAPQVLLECSGHAGATADGIRALAPAGRAVLIGMGGDEISLPLSTIQERELVVTGTFRYAGTWPTAIALAASGQVDLEHLVTGRFTLEDTAAALTAARDTAGAIKSVIDPRPSAATGSTRG, from the coding sequence ATGCGTGCTGCCGTCCTCAACCGTCCCGGCGAGGTCGAGGTGGTGCAGCGACCCGACCCGACACCTGCCGCCGACGAGGTCCTGGTGCGCGTCCACGCGGTCGGTGTCTGCGGGTCCGACACGCACTACTTCGACCACGGGCGGATCGGTCGGTTCGTCGTGGAGTCGCCGCTCGTCCTCGGCCACGAGACCTCGGGGGTCGTCGAGGCCGTCGGCGCCGACGTCGACCCGGCGCGCGTCGGTCAGCGCGTCTCCCTCGAGCCGGGGGTCCCGTGCCGCGCGTGCGAGCAGTGCCTCGCCGGTCGCTACAACCTCTGCCCCGACATGGTCTTCCACGCGACCCCACCGGTGGACGGTTCCCTCGCAGAGCTCGTCGCGATCCACCACGCGTTCGCCCACCCGGTCCCGGACTCGGTGAGCGACGAGGCGGCAGCCCTCCTCGAGCCGCTGTCGGTCGGCGTCTGGGCCTGCCACAAGGGTGGTGTCGGCCCGGGTTCGCGGGTCCTCGTCACCGGGGCGGGACCGATCGGCCTCGTCTGCGTCATGGTGGCGCGCGCCGCCGGGGCGAGCGAGATCGTCGTCGCCGACCTCAACGCCGACCGCCTCGCCGTGGCCACCGAGCTCGGCGCGACCCGCACCATCACCTCCGGCGCGGAGACGATCGCCGACGGGTATGCCGCGGGGCCGGCTCCGCAGGTCCTCCTCGAGTGCTCGGGGCACGCCGGTGCCACCGCGGACGGGATCCGCGCGCTCGCCCCCGCGGGCCGGGCCGTCCTCATCGGCATGGGCGGCGACGAGATCAGCCTGCCGCTGTCGACCATCCAGGAGCGCGAGCTCGTCGTCACCGGGACCTTCCGCTACGCCGGGACCTGGCCGACCGCCATCGCCCTGGCCGCCTCCGGACAGGTCGACCTCGAGCATCTCGTCACCGGCCGGTTCACCCTCGAGGACACCGCTGCCGCCCTGACCGCCGCCCGCGACACGGCGGGCGCGATCAAGTCGGTCATCGACCCCCGACCGTCCGCTGCCACCGGATCGACCCGTGGCTGA
- a CDS encoding xylulokinase, whose product MADGARTLVAGVDSSTQSTKVVVCDAATGEIVRSGRAPHPDGTAVHPDRWWEAYTTATADGLLEDVSAIAVGGQQHGMCALDESGEVIREALLWNDTRSAQAARDLTDELGGPQEWVRRTGMALVPSFTVTKVRWLADHEPENAARVHDVVLPHDWLTAQILKQGNGFERYTTDRGDASGTGYFSSTSDSYLPDLQELALGRVFGVPHVLGPHEVAGRTDGGMVVGPGTGDNAGAALGLGLRPGDVVVSLGTSGAVFADADQPVADPNGLIASFASASGGHLPLMATLNAARVLTAAAQLLGTDLDGLDRLALAAEPGAGGLTLLPYLDGERSPSLPDATGTLGGLTRSNATPENLARAAVEGMLANLVSGVSDVRRLGLPVERVLLIGGASASRAVRAIAPSLFGVPVAIPAPGEYVGLGAARQAAWVLSGDDAPPAWTVTVEETLDPPSDDDGGSVLERYATLLETVHGS is encoded by the coding sequence GTGGCTGACGGCGCGCGCACCCTCGTCGCCGGGGTCGACTCCTCGACCCAGTCCACCAAGGTCGTCGTCTGCGACGCCGCGACGGGCGAGATCGTGCGCTCCGGCCGTGCACCGCACCCCGACGGGACTGCCGTCCACCCCGACCGGTGGTGGGAGGCGTACACGACCGCCACGGCCGACGGGCTGCTCGAGGACGTCTCGGCCATCGCCGTCGGGGGCCAGCAGCACGGCATGTGCGCGCTCGACGAGTCGGGCGAGGTCATCCGGGAGGCGTTGCTGTGGAACGACACCCGCTCCGCCCAGGCTGCGCGTGACCTCACCGACGAGCTGGGGGGGCCGCAGGAGTGGGTGCGGCGCACGGGCATGGCCCTCGTGCCGAGCTTCACCGTCACCAAGGTCCGCTGGCTCGCCGACCACGAGCCCGAGAACGCGGCACGGGTCCACGACGTCGTGCTGCCGCACGACTGGCTGACCGCGCAGATCCTCAAGCAGGGCAACGGTTTCGAGCGCTACACGACCGACCGCGGCGATGCGTCGGGCACGGGCTACTTCTCGAGCACCTCGGACTCCTACCTGCCCGACCTCCAGGAGCTCGCCCTCGGACGGGTCTTCGGCGTCCCCCACGTGCTCGGCCCCCACGAGGTCGCGGGGCGCACAGACGGCGGGATGGTCGTCGGGCCGGGGACCGGGGATAACGCCGGGGCGGCCCTCGGACTGGGACTGCGTCCCGGTGACGTCGTCGTCTCCCTCGGGACCAGCGGTGCCGTGTTCGCCGACGCCGACCAGCCGGTGGCCGACCCCAACGGCCTGATCGCCTCCTTCGCCAGCGCCTCCGGTGGCCACCTGCCCCTCATGGCGACCCTCAACGCCGCCCGGGTGCTCACCGCGGCGGCGCAGCTCCTCGGCACCGACCTCGACGGCCTCGACCGGCTCGCCCTCGCTGCCGAGCCGGGAGCCGGCGGCCTGACGCTGCTGCCCTACCTCGACGGCGAGCGCAGCCCGAGCCTGCCCGACGCCACGGGCACCCTGGGCGGGCTGACCCGGTCGAACGCCACCCCCGAGAACCTCGCCCGGGCTGCTGTCGAGGGGATGCTCGCCAACCTCGTGTCCGGGGTGTCGGACGTCCGCAGGCTCGGCCTGCCGGTCGAGCGGGTGCTCCTCATCGGAGGGGCCTCGGCCTCGCGGGCCGTGCGCGCGATCGCCCCGTCGCTGTTCGGCGTGCCCGTCGCGATCCCCGCGCCGGGTGAGTACGTCGGCCTCGGCGCGGCCCGCCAAGCGGCCTGGGTGCTGTCCGGCGACGACGCGCCCCCGGCATGGACGGTGACGGTCGAGGAGACCCTCGACCCGCCGTCGGATGACGACGGTGGATCCGTGCTCGAGCGCTACGCGACGCTGTTGGAGACCGTGCACGGCTCCTGA
- a CDS encoding MFS transporter, translated as MPLALLALALGGFGIGLTEFVIAGLLPQVAADFAVDEATAGWLISGYALSVAVGAIGLTAAVTRFNRKHVLTALMVLFIAGNLVSALAGSYEVMLLGRVLAALTHGAFFGIGAVVAAGLVAPEKKAGAIAMMFAGLTTANVLGVPLGTLLGQQLGWRSTFWAIAVIGVVALVGMATLVPSQPVSADEPGLRHELGAFRSGQVWLSLLVTVLGFGGMFGAFTYIAYTLTEVSGFASTTVPWLLVLFGLGLFAGNWAGGRAADRSVPVTLTVVLAGLTVVMAVFAATADSPVMAVVGLVLMGTFGFATVPGLQMRIMTYAGSAPTLASGANIAAFNVGNAAGAWLGGLTISAGLGYASTLWDGAALSLGALVVLVVADQLARRTRRASAARKADGAVTTAHEPAAAQEPCTVSNSVA; from the coding sequence ATGCCCCTCGCCCTGCTCGCCCTGGCCCTCGGTGGCTTCGGGATCGGACTCACCGAGTTCGTCATCGCCGGACTGCTCCCGCAGGTGGCCGCCGACTTCGCCGTCGACGAGGCCACCGCCGGCTGGCTGATCTCCGGCTACGCCCTGTCCGTCGCGGTCGGGGCGATCGGCCTCACCGCGGCCGTGACCCGGTTCAACCGCAAGCACGTCCTCACCGCGCTCATGGTCCTGTTCATCGCCGGCAACCTCGTCTCCGCGCTCGCCGGGAGCTACGAGGTGATGCTGCTCGGTCGCGTCCTCGCCGCGCTGACCCACGGCGCATTCTTCGGCATCGGTGCCGTCGTCGCCGCGGGCCTGGTCGCCCCGGAGAAGAAGGCCGGGGCCATCGCGATGATGTTCGCCGGTCTGACCACCGCCAACGTCCTCGGTGTCCCGCTGGGCACCCTGCTGGGTCAGCAGCTCGGGTGGCGCTCGACGTTCTGGGCGATCGCCGTGATCGGTGTCGTCGCCCTGGTCGGCATGGCCACCCTCGTCCCCTCGCAGCCCGTGTCGGCGGACGAGCCGGGCCTGCGGCACGAGCTCGGGGCCTTCCGCTCGGGCCAGGTCTGGCTGTCGCTGCTCGTGACGGTCCTCGGGTTCGGTGGGATGTTCGGTGCCTTCACCTACATCGCGTACACGCTCACCGAGGTCAGCGGGTTCGCGTCCACGACCGTCCCGTGGCTGCTGGTGCTCTTCGGGCTCGGGCTTTTCGCCGGCAACTGGGCCGGGGGTCGTGCGGCCGACCGCTCCGTGCCCGTCACGCTCACCGTGGTGCTGGCTGGACTGACGGTCGTCATGGCCGTCTTCGCCGCCACGGCCGACTCGCCGGTGATGGCCGTGGTCGGCCTGGTGCTCATGGGGACGTTCGGGTTCGCCACCGTGCCGGGCCTGCAGATGCGGATCATGACGTATGCCGGGTCGGCCCCGACCCTGGCCAGCGGCGCCAACATCGCGGCCTTCAACGTGGGCAACGCCGCCGGTGCATGGCTCGGCGGCCTGACCATCAGCGCCGGCCTGGGCTACGCCTCGACCCTGTGGGACGGCGCGGCCCTGAGCCTCGGCGCGCTCGTGGTCCTGGTCGTGGCCGACCAGCTGGCCCGACGGACCCGTCGTGCCTCGGCCGCACGGAAAGCCGATGGCGCGGTCACCACGGCGCACGAGCCTGCCGCCGCTCAGGAGCCGTGCACGGTCTCCAACAGCGTCGCGTAG
- a CDS encoding MarR family winged helix-turn-helix transcriptional regulator, with the protein MGIADDAVEIRAQGWRTLAALHGHIEGALERELTSGHGLSVVEFTVLDALSRQDGWHMRMSQLARAAALSSSATTRLVNRLEDRGLITRILCADDRRGIYTELTPSGSALLDEARPTHHRVLEEALQSAADVPELAPLVDALHRLPSPAAV; encoded by the coding sequence ATGGGAATCGCCGATGACGCCGTCGAGATCCGCGCCCAGGGCTGGCGCACCCTCGCCGCCCTGCACGGCCACATCGAGGGAGCCCTCGAGCGCGAGCTGACCTCGGGGCACGGGTTGTCGGTCGTCGAGTTCACCGTCCTCGACGCCCTCTCCCGCCAGGACGGCTGGCACATGCGGATGTCGCAGCTCGCGCGTGCTGCCGCCCTGTCGAGCAGCGCCACGACCCGCCTGGTCAACCGGCTCGAGGACCGTGGCCTCATCACCCGGATCCTGTGCGCCGACGACCGGCGTGGCATCTACACCGAGCTCACGCCCTCGGGATCGGCGCTGCTGGACGAGGCCCGACCGACGCACCACCGGGTGCTCGAGGAGGCGCTGCAGTCGGCGGCCGACGTGCCCGAGCTGGCCCCGCTCGTCGATGCCCTGCACCGCCTGCCCAGTCCCGCGGCAGTCTGA
- a CDS encoding cupin domain-containing protein, whose amino-acid sequence MSYPPPLYDGEHGEVSATVRAGSAGPELTYPNGNRVHYLSTGASTGGLFGLYRWEFAPGRSGPDAHFHRTLTESFYILSGEVTVYDGAAWRVTRPGDYLHVPAGGLHGFRNDSGAEASMLLHFAPGAPREGYFEGLARVAAGETMTDAEREEFMRYHDNHWVDG is encoded by the coding sequence ATGAGCTACCCACCGCCGCTCTACGACGGCGAGCACGGAGAGGTGAGCGCCACGGTGCGCGCAGGCAGCGCCGGCCCGGAGCTGACCTACCCCAACGGGAACCGGGTGCACTACCTGTCGACGGGCGCGTCGACCGGCGGCTTGTTCGGGCTCTACCGCTGGGAGTTCGCCCCTGGTCGCAGTGGCCCCGACGCCCACTTCCACCGCACCCTCACCGAGTCGTTCTACATCCTCTCCGGCGAGGTGACGGTCTACGACGGGGCCGCCTGGCGCGTCACCCGGCCGGGCGACTACCTCCACGTGCCTGCCGGTGGGCTGCACGGCTTCCGGAACGACTCGGGGGCCGAGGCGTCGATGCTCCTGCACTTCGCGCCCGGGGCACCGCGCGAGGGCTACTTCGAAGGGCTGGCCAGGGTGGCGGCGGGCGAGACCATGACCGACGCCGAGCGCGAGGAGTTCATGAGGTACCACGACAACCACTGGGTCGACGGCTGA
- a CDS encoding glucose-1-phosphate adenylyltransferase family protein, with protein sequence MTNRVLGLVQAGGQGSRMDVLTRERAKPALPFAGSYQLIDFALSSLAHSTISDVWVSVQYQAGSLDPHLAGGRPWDLDRTRGGYRRVVPEQGDGSRSESGFSLGNADALLRMRDQIEAFGADQVVVISADHVFRCDLDAVLALHREREAECTIVTAEMTKVEAAHQAVVTAGADGHVTGFDYKPTSPASGVVATEVFVYDAVVLLESLDALRADLAASGELDEDGLGDFGEHLLPRLVGRGQVWAAPIGGYWRDVGRPESFLQAHRDLLAGRVDVFDDADRPVLTRFPELPPALVRKGAQVVDSLVSPGCDVAGEVVRSVLGPGVKVAAGARVEDSVLFAGVVVEGGASVATSVLDSGVVVGQGAVVGALSTRRKATDDEITLVGRDSRVPRRAEVAAGARLEPGSTA encoded by the coding sequence ATGACGAACCGCGTGCTCGGTCTGGTCCAGGCAGGCGGCCAGGGGAGCCGGATGGATGTCCTGACGAGGGAGCGTGCCAAGCCCGCGCTGCCGTTCGCCGGGTCCTACCAGCTCATCGACTTCGCGCTGTCGTCGTTGGCGCACAGCACGATCAGCGACGTCTGGGTGTCGGTGCAGTACCAGGCCGGCTCCCTCGACCCGCACCTCGCAGGAGGTCGGCCCTGGGACCTCGACCGGACCCGCGGTGGCTACCGCCGCGTCGTGCCCGAGCAGGGTGACGGCTCGCGCTCCGAGAGCGGGTTCTCCCTCGGCAACGCCGATGCCCTGCTGCGCATGCGCGACCAGATCGAGGCGTTCGGCGCGGACCAGGTGGTGGTCATCAGCGCCGACCACGTCTTCCGGTGCGACCTGGACGCCGTGCTCGCCCTGCACCGGGAGCGGGAGGCCGAGTGCACCATCGTCACCGCCGAGATGACCAAGGTGGAGGCCGCCCACCAGGCGGTCGTCACCGCCGGTGCGGACGGCCACGTCACGGGCTTCGACTACAAGCCGACGAGTCCTGCGTCCGGGGTGGTGGCGACCGAGGTGTTCGTCTACGACGCCGTCGTCCTCCTCGAGAGCCTCGACGCCCTGCGGGCCGACCTCGCTGCGAGCGGTGAGCTCGACGAGGACGGCCTGGGTGACTTCGGTGAGCACCTGCTGCCCCGACTGGTCGGGCGAGGGCAGGTGTGGGCGGCCCCGATCGGCGGCTACTGGCGCGACGTGGGCCGACCCGAGTCGTTCCTCCAGGCGCACCGCGACCTGCTCGCCGGACGGGTCGATGTCTTCGACGACGCCGACCGGCCCGTGCTGACGCGGTTCCCCGAGCTGCCTCCCGCGCTGGTGCGCAAGGGTGCCCAGGTGGTCGACAGCCTCGTGTCGCCGGGGTGCGACGTCGCCGGTGAGGTCGTGCGCAGCGTGCTGGGCCCGGGCGTGAAGGTCGCCGCGGGGGCCCGGGTGGAGGACAGCGTGCTGTTCGCCGGCGTGGTCGTCGAGGGCGGGGCGAGCGTCGCCACGAGCGTCCTCGACTCCGGCGTGGTGGTGGGGCAGGGGGCCGTGGTCGGTGCGCTGTCGACCCGCCGCAAGGCCACCGACGACGAGATCACCCTCGTGGGTCGTGACAGCCGCGTGCCACGACGGGCCGAGGTGGCCGCCGGCGCGAGGCTCGAGCCCGGCAGCACCGCCTGA
- a CDS encoding PucR family transcriptional regulator, producing the protein MLSVADLTATLAGLLTLGVDPAGAEVDDLTIAEPGHGVVGQPADLVLGVGVETTEAAVALVEAAAAAGAGGLVLRRSLATRRQVRDRARREGLALVGLAEQASWAHVVWLLRGVIDRAGATTGGHRGDVPVQDDLFALADAAAALVDAPVTIEDAQSRVLAYSSRQDVTDPARVSTIVGRRVPDEVLASLRARGVFRRLARSSEPVFVPADPNGTLPRLVVPVRAGSEWLGSIWAVVEDRPPAHLVAELVQTSSVVALHLLRLRAQADLSRRVAADRLRGVLSGSTSGAGGWLPPGPWRVVCLGGEGGAARLLDLWESVSRRHAWNQPLLADLDNRAYAVVRDSEDPSPGTWGWLTGVVERARGESLELTARAGRTAHTVAELERSKAEALEAERVVGPDAEPATLVHEDVWAQVTVERAAATLRGADVLGPLDILVAHDREHSSDHLETLAAWLDHPGAPGRAARSIHVHPNTMRYRMNRIADLAGLDLDDPVVRLALRLQLAALLDTTGAAPAQSTA; encoded by the coding sequence GTGCTCAGCGTCGCCGACCTCACTGCCACCCTCGCCGGGCTGCTGACGCTCGGGGTCGACCCGGCCGGCGCCGAGGTCGACGACCTGACCATCGCCGAGCCGGGTCATGGCGTGGTGGGCCAGCCGGCCGACCTGGTGCTCGGCGTCGGGGTCGAGACCACCGAGGCGGCGGTCGCCCTCGTCGAGGCCGCGGCTGCGGCCGGCGCGGGTGGGCTGGTCCTGCGCCGGAGCCTGGCCACCCGCCGCCAGGTGCGCGACCGCGCCCGCCGGGAGGGGCTCGCCCTGGTCGGACTGGCCGAGCAGGCCTCCTGGGCGCACGTCGTCTGGCTGCTCCGCGGGGTCATCGACCGGGCGGGGGCCACGACCGGGGGACACCGGGGCGACGTCCCCGTCCAGGACGACCTCTTCGCGCTCGCCGACGCCGCCGCCGCCCTCGTCGACGCCCCGGTCACCATCGAGGACGCCCAGTCCCGGGTGCTGGCCTACTCCTCGCGCCAGGACGTGACCGACCCGGCGCGCGTCTCCACGATCGTCGGCCGCCGCGTCCCGGACGAGGTGCTTGCCAGCCTGCGTGCCCGAGGCGTCTTCCGGCGGCTGGCCCGGTCGAGCGAACCCGTCTTCGTCCCCGCCGACCCCAACGGCACGCTGCCCCGACTGGTCGTGCCGGTCCGCGCCGGCAGCGAGTGGCTCGGGTCGATCTGGGCCGTCGTCGAGGACCGGCCCCCTGCGCACCTCGTCGCCGAGCTCGTCCAGACCTCCTCCGTGGTGGCACTGCACCTGCTGCGCCTGCGGGCCCAGGCCGACCTGTCCCGTCGCGTCGCCGCCGACCGGTTGCGCGGAGTGCTCTCGGGCAGCACCTCCGGGGCCGGCGGGTGGCTCCCGCCGGGTCCGTGGCGGGTGGTCTGCCTCGGCGGTGAGGGTGGGGCCGCCCGGCTGCTCGACCTCTGGGAGTCGGTGTCACGGCGCCACGCGTGGAACCAGCCCCTGCTCGCCGACCTCGACAACCGGGCGTATGCCGTGGTGCGCGACAGCGAGGACCCCTCGCCCGGGACGTGGGGCTGGCTCACCGGCGTGGTGGAGCGGGCGCGGGGCGAGTCCCTGGAGCTCACCGCGCGCGCCGGGCGCACGGCACACACCGTCGCCGAGTTGGAACGGTCGAAGGCCGAGGCGCTCGAGGCGGAGCGCGTCGTCGGTCCGGACGCCGAGCCGGCCACGCTGGTGCACGAGGACGTGTGGGCGCAGGTGACGGTCGAGCGGGCGGCGGCGACGCTGCGAGGGGCGGACGTGCTCGGTCCGCTCGACATCCTGGTCGCGCACGACCGGGAGCACAGCAGCGACCACCTGGAGACGCTCGCCGCGTGGCTGGACCATCCTGGCGCGCCGGGCCGGGCGGCCCGCTCGATCCACGTGCACCCCAACACCATGCGCTACCGGATGAACCGCATCGCCGACCTCGCCGGGCTCGACCTCGACGACCCGGTGGTGCGGCTCGCCCTGCGGCTGCAGCTCGCCGCCCTGCTCGACACCACCGGCGCAGCGCCGGCGCAGAGCACTGCCTAG
- a CDS encoding NAD(P)/FAD-dependent oxidoreductase yields MASSRTVTAAGLPVPQRVAVVGAGMVGLSTAWFLQEHGVEVTVLDREGVAAGSSWGNAGWLTPGIATPLPEPAVLKYGIRAVLSPSSPVYVPPSADPKFLKFVTGFTKNSTMKAWKKAMGSLVPVNDLSLESFDLLRDGGVKADTREAKSFLASYRTETERVTLLEEIEHIHAAGQAIEFEALTGDQARAIEPSLSDEIGAAILLKGQRFIDPGSYVHALADSVRERGGKIMDAATVADIRDTGAGVVVTTAEGSVEEFDAAVLATGAWLGKLARQFGVKNVVQAGRGYSFSVEIDHVPNGPVYFPAQRVACTPIGDRLRVAGMMEFRKPEAALDQRRIQAIAEAARPLLKGANLDDRQDEWVGSRPCTVDGLPLIGATRSPRVFAAGGHGMWGITLGPVTGRLLAQTMVTGKQVDQLRPFDPMR; encoded by the coding sequence ATGGCTTCCTCCCGCACCGTCACCGCAGCCGGTCTCCCCGTCCCCCAGCGCGTCGCCGTCGTCGGCGCCGGCATGGTGGGTCTGTCCACCGCCTGGTTCCTCCAGGAGCACGGAGTGGAGGTGACCGTCCTCGACCGCGAGGGGGTCGCCGCCGGTTCCTCCTGGGGCAACGCCGGCTGGCTGACGCCGGGCATCGCGACGCCCCTCCCGGAGCCCGCCGTCCTCAAGTACGGCATCCGCGCCGTCCTGTCACCCTCGTCCCCGGTCTACGTGCCGCCGAGCGCCGACCCCAAGTTCCTCAAGTTCGTCACGGGCTTCACGAAGAACTCGACGATGAAGGCCTGGAAGAAGGCCATGGGGTCCCTCGTGCCCGTGAACGACCTGTCGCTGGAGAGCTTCGACCTCCTGCGCGACGGTGGCGTCAAGGCCGACACCCGTGAGGCGAAGTCGTTCCTCGCGTCGTACCGCACCGAGACCGAGCGGGTCACCCTGCTCGAGGAGATCGAGCACATCCACGCCGCCGGCCAGGCCATCGAGTTCGAGGCCCTCACCGGCGACCAGGCCCGCGCCATCGAGCCGAGCCTGTCCGACGAGATCGGCGCGGCGATCCTGCTCAAGGGCCAGCGCTTCATCGACCCGGGCTCCTACGTCCACGCGCTCGCCGACTCCGTCCGCGAGCGCGGCGGCAAGATCATGGACGCCGCCACGGTGGCCGACATCCGCGACACCGGCGCCGGCGTGGTCGTCACCACGGCGGAGGGATCGGTCGAGGAGTTCGACGCCGCCGTCCTCGCGACCGGTGCGTGGCTCGGCAAGCTCGCCCGCCAGTTCGGCGTGAAGAACGTCGTCCAGGCCGGCCGCGGCTACTCCTTCTCCGTCGAGATCGACCACGTGCCCAACGGCCCGGTCTACTTCCCCGCCCAGCGAGTCGCCTGCACGCCGATCGGCGACCGCCTCCGCGTTGCGGGGATGATGGAGTTCCGCAAGCCCGAGGCGGCTCTCGACCAGCGCCGCATCCAGGCCATCGCCGAGGCCGCCCGCCCGCTCCTGAAGGGCGCCAACCTCGATGACCGCCAGGACGAGTGGGTCGGCTCGCGCCCCTGCACCGTCGACGGCCTGCCTCTCATCGGTGCCACCAGGTCGCCGCGCGTCTTCGCCGCGGGTGGTCACGGCATGTGGGGCATCACCCTCGGCCCGGTCACCGGCCGCCTGCTCGCGCAGACGATGGTCACCGGCAAGCAGGTCGACCAGCTGCGCCCGTTCGACCCGATGCGCTGA
- a CDS encoding metal-sensitive transcriptional regulator has protein sequence MSMSDAHPGYHSEKASHLKRLRRVEGQVRGLQRMVEEDQYCIDILTQVSAATKALQSFSLELLEEHLSHCVVDAARKGGPEAQEKVREASDAIARLVRS, from the coding sequence ATGAGCATGAGCGATGCGCACCCGGGCTACCACTCCGAGAAGGCCAGCCACCTCAAGCGGCTGCGTCGCGTCGAAGGTCAGGTCCGCGGGTTGCAGCGGATGGTCGAGGAGGACCAGTACTGCATCGACATCCTCACCCAGGTGTCGGCGGCCACCAAGGCGCTGCAGTCGTTCTCGCTCGAGCTGCTCGAGGAGCACCTGTCGCACTGCGTCGTCGACGCCGCCCGCAAGGGCGGGCCCGAGGCGCAGGAGAAGGTGCGCGAAGCCTCGGACGCCATCGCCCGCCTCGTCCGTTCCTGA